From Geotalea uraniireducens Rf4:
GCTGCCCAAACCGACAGCAAAGATAGACTGGGCAGTGTGTCATGCGGCCAACTGGCGGCGACACTCGTTTTCCGGGTATCTGGAGTCGATCCCGAGTATTGAAGGAATCTGTCTGGATGACCTGCTCGGTATCGATAAACAGAAGTGGGATGTAGAGGAAAACACCCGCCAGTTCCTGGCCGGCCTGCCTGCCAACAACATCCTTTTGTGGGGGACGCGCGGCACCGGCAAATCTTCGCTGGTACGGGCCATGCTCCATAGTTATGCGCCCGAGGGATTGCGGGTCATCCAGGTGGACAAGGACGACCTGGTGCACCTGCCCGATATCGTTGATGAAGTGAAGGACCAGCCGTACAAATACATTATCTTTTCCGACGATGTTTCCTTCGAAGTGGGTGAATCGAGCTACAAAATGTTGAAGAGCGCGCTGGATGGCTCTGTCTACGCACCGCCGGATAATGTGATTATATATGTAACCTCAAACCGGCGGCACCTTATTCCCGAGTATGAAAGCGACAACCGAGGCGCAATGATGGTAGAAGGGGAGATCCACCACGGCGAGTCGGTGGAAGAAAAGATCTCTCTCTCCGGCCGTTTCGGCATCTGGGTCGCGTTCCACCCCTTCAGCCAGGACCAGTATCTTGAGGTGGTTAAACAGTGGGTTGGCAAGCTTTGTCAGAAAAAAGGCGCTGAGCTTGAGTGGACTAAAGAAGCGCAGGATGAGGCTATTCTCTGGTCGCAGAAAAAAGGTGACCGTAGTGGCCGCATTGCTTACCAGTTTGCCAGTAGCTGGGTGGGGCGGAAGCTCCTGGCAACAACAAAACCGGTAGGTGCGTAAATCGTTATACTTTTCAGGTAGGGCAAATAAATTCATACTCTTAAGGTATTTTGAGGGGCGTCCGTTGTCAGCGGACGCCCCTTTTTCATTCTAGGAGCCTGTCGGACTTAGGAATGAATCTACTGCGAGAATGGCAAATCGGTCAATATTTTCGGAAATTTTCGACGAATAGGTCCACTATTAGCTCTCAAATTTCCGGAAATCTGCCCTCGATTTTCCATCCTCTCGCTACGATCCCCTAAGTCCGACAGACTCCTTGGCTCGAAAATCTGCAAGACTGTCATAAATGGAACATTATGCGATTTGAATTAATACTACTCCGACACATATAGTTCTTTAACATTTCAATATTCGCACCAGAAGCTTTGCAATCTGATGCCTGATGTCAGGCAAGGACGGCATGCCTTTGAGTCGTTGCCTCCGCCTCCATCGCTCAGAGGAACGAAGAGAACAGCAACGATGGCGCCACTTTTCCAGGTGTTTGGTTTTCAGAACAAAGCGTCGTTGGCCAGTGTCGATTTTTTCTGAATCCAGTTGCTCCGCGCTGTCGCAC
This genomic window contains:
- a CDS encoding ATP-binding protein, with translation MNLEPELTEQLKRVLSSLELLLPKPTAKIDWAVCHAANWRRHSFSGYLESIPSIEGICLDDLLGIDKQKWDVEENTRQFLAGLPANNILLWGTRGTGKSSLVRAMLHSYAPEGLRVIQVDKDDLVHLPDIVDEVKDQPYKYIIFSDDVSFEVGESSYKMLKSALDGSVYAPPDNVIIYVTSNRRHLIPEYESDNRGAMMVEGEIHHGESVEEKISLSGRFGIWVAFHPFSQDQYLEVVKQWVGKLCQKKGAELEWTKEAQDEAILWSQKKGDRSGRIAYQFASSWVGRKLLATTKPVGA